The Calditrichota bacterium genome contains a region encoding:
- a CDS encoding PASTA domain-containing protein, whose translation MALNNLVKKTIIIFLILFGLFLAFYLLLDQFFMPFYTRHGQQIQVPDLTNMFYEDAKDTLNRLSLKIVEEDKKFDPSNTYPIGVVMSQNPIPQAKVKKGRRIYVIVSKGEPTLEMPNLVTKSERNAIFSINKLGLISKGIRYEHSDLYQAGVVSSQSIPPGTEIKPGAEIELTVSLGLYPDKFIVPDLIGRNLNDARTIIIKSGLTLGEVNFQIAEDLLPLTVISQSLQPQTEVTQGDTINLLVSKLLPSSEEKNK comes from the coding sequence ATGGCTTTGAATAATTTGGTAAAAAAAACCATTATTATCTTCTTGATATTGTTTGGGTTATTTTTAGCGTTTTATCTTCTGCTCGATCAATTTTTTATGCCTTTTTACACAAGACATGGTCAACAGATTCAGGTTCCTGACCTGACAAATATGTTTTACGAAGACGCCAAAGATACGCTGAACCGGCTGTCGCTGAAAATTGTGGAAGAGGATAAAAAATTTGATCCATCCAATACGTACCCCATCGGCGTCGTGATGTCGCAAAACCCAATACCACAAGCCAAAGTGAAAAAAGGGCGGCGAATTTATGTTATTGTAAGCAAGGGCGAGCCTACCTTGGAAATGCCGAACCTGGTTACCAAATCGGAGCGCAATGCCATTTTTTCTATTAACAAACTGGGCTTGATATCTAAAGGCATTCGTTACGAGCACTCGGATCTTTATCAAGCCGGGGTAGTTTCCAGCCAAAGTATCCCGCCGGGAACGGAAATCAAGCCGGGCGCCGAGATCGAACTGACAGTGAGCCTGGGGCTTTATCCCGATAAATTCATTGTGCCGGACCTTATCGGACGGAATTTGAACGACGCGAGAACGATCATCATAAAATCGGGTCTGACGCTCGGCGAAGTAAATTTTCAAATTGCCGAAGATTTGCTGCCGCTGACTGTGATTAGCCAGTCGTTGCAGCCGCAGACAGAAGTCACTCAGGGCGACACAATCAATCTTTTGGTGAGCAAATTGCTCCCATCATCCGAGGAAAAAAATAAATGA